One window of Vitis riparia cultivar Riparia Gloire de Montpellier isolate 1030 chromosome 5, EGFV_Vit.rip_1.0, whole genome shotgun sequence genomic DNA carries:
- the LOC117914083 gene encoding dihydroxy-acid dehydratase, chloroplastic-like — protein sequence MQAALITPSPRAIPTGSITATRTTIPPHVRLVSVRASTEVAQSPPPAVKETAHKLNKYSSHVTEPKSQGGSQAILYGVGLSDEDMHKPQIGISSVWYEGNTCNMHLLKLSEAVKEGVRDAGMVGFRFNTVGVSDAISMGTRGMCYSLQSRDLIADSIETVMSAQWYDGNISIPGCDKNMPGTIMAMGRLNRPSIMVYGGAIKPGHFQGHTYDIISAFQVHSDFLF from the exons ATGCAAGCAGCTCTGATAACCCCTTCTCCTCGCGCCATTCCCACCGGTTCCATCACGGCCACGAGAACCACAATTCCCCCTCATGTGCGCCTCGTGTCTGTCCGAGCATCGACCGAGGTAGCCCAATCGCCGCCACCCGCAGTGAAAGAGACCGCCCACAAGCTCAACAAGTACAGCTCTCATGTCACCGAGCCCAAGTCCCAGGGCGGCTCACAAGCCATCCTCTATGGCGTGGGTCTCTCGGATGAGGACATGCACAAGCCTCAAATCGGTATATCATCGGTTTGGTACGAGGGCAACACCTGCAACATGCATTTGTTGAAGCTTTCAGAGGCTGTGAAGGAGGGGGTGAGAGATGCCGGCATGGTTGGGTTCAGGTTCAACACTGTTGGTGTCAGCGATGCCATCTCAATGGGCACGAGAGGCATGTGCTATAGCTTGCAGTCTAGGGATTTGATTGCTGATAGTATTGAGACGGTCATGTCTGCTCAGTGGTATGATGGAAACATTTCTATTCCCGGTTGTGACAAAAAT ATGCCAGGTACAATAATGGCAATGGGACGGCTCAATCGGCCTAGTATTATGGTTTATGGTGGAGCTATCAAG CCTGGTCATTTTCAAGGCCATACTTACGACATAATATCTGCCTTTCAGGTACACAGTGATTTTCTGTTTTAA